From a single Fusobacterium pseudoperiodonticum genomic region:
- a CDS encoding single-stranded DNA-binding protein, giving the protein MNLVVLNGRLVRDPELKFGQSGKAYSRFSIAVDRPFQTSTDSQTADFINCVAFGKTAEFIGEYFRKGRKILLKGSLQMNQYESEGKKLTTYVVIAENVEFGEAKANTNAGGNDYKAPSNAVMETSNFEEFHSGDDNIESAPVADDEFPF; this is encoded by the coding sequence ATGAATTTAGTTGTTTTAAATGGAAGACTTGTTAGAGACCCTGAATTAAAATTTGGACAAAGTGGGAAGGCATACTCAAGATTTTCAATAGCAGTTGATAGACCTTTTCAAACTTCAACTGATTCTCAAACAGCTGATTTTATAAACTGTGTAGCTTTTGGAAAGACAGCTGAGTTTATAGGCGAATATTTTAGAAAAGGAAGAAAAATTTTACTTAAAGGAAGTTTACAAATGAATCAATATGAGTCAGAAGGTAAGAAACTAACTACTTATGTTGTTATTGCAGAAAATGTAGAATTTGGAGAAGCAAAAGCAAATACAAACGCAGGAGGAAATGATTATAAAGCTCCTAGCAATGCAGTTATGGAAACTTCTAATTTTGAAGAATTTCATTCTGGAGATGATAATATAGAAAGTGCACCTGTGGCTGATGATGAATTCCCATTCTAG
- a CDS encoding ABC transporter substrate-binding protein → MKKIKYLLFGIFTIFMLAACGEKKEEAKTEAPVELKKVDFLLDWVPNTNHTGLFVAKEKGYFAEEGIDLDIKQPANESTSDLIINNKAPMGIYFQDYMASKLAKGAPITAIAAIIENNTSGIITNKNLNINSPKELAGHKYGTWDIPIELNMLQFIMEKDGGDYSKVELVPNTDDNSITPLSNGVFDAAPVYYAWDKIMGDSLGIETNFFYYKDYAPELNFYSPVIIANNDYLKDNKEEAIKILRAIKKGYQYAIEHPEEAAEILIKYAPELENKKAMIIESQKYLASQYATDKDKWGYIDPVRWNAFYNWLNEKGLTKNPIPENTGFSNDYLE, encoded by the coding sequence ATGAAAAAGATTAAGTATTTGTTATTTGGGATTTTTACAATTTTTATGTTAGCTGCCTGTGGAGAAAAGAAAGAAGAAGCTAAGACAGAAGCTCCTGTCGAATTGAAAAAGGTTGACTTCTTACTAGATTGGGTACCTAACACTAATCACACTGGACTTTTTGTTGCTAAAGAAAAAGGATATTTTGCTGAAGAAGGGATAGACTTAGATATAAAGCAACCTGCAAATGAAAGCACATCAGATTTAATTATTAATAATAAAGCACCTATGGGTATATATTTCCAAGATTATATGGCTTCTAAACTAGCAAAAGGAGCTCCTATAACTGCTATAGCTGCTATCATAGAAAATAATACTTCTGGAATAATAACTAATAAAAACTTAAATATCAATAGTCCAAAAGAATTAGCAGGACATAAATATGGAACTTGGGATATTCCTATAGAACTTAATATGTTACAATTTATAATGGAAAAAGATGGTGGAGATTACTCAAAAGTTGAACTTGTTCCTAATACTGATGATAACTCAATAACTCCTCTATCAAATGGAGTTTTCGATGCAGCTCCTGTATATTATGCTTGGGATAAAATTATGGGAGATAGTTTAGGAATTGAAACTAATTTCTTTTACTATAAAGATTATGCTCCTGAATTAAACTTTTATTCGCCTGTTATAATCGCTAATAACGATTATTTAAAGGATAATAAAGAAGAGGCTATAAAGATATTAAGAGCTATAAAAAAAGGTTATCAATATGCTATAGAGCATCCAGAAGAAGCTGCTGAAATTTTAATAAAATATGCTCCTGAACTTGAAAATAAAAAAGCTATGATAATAGAATCTCAAAAATATCTAGCTAGTCAATATGCAACTGATAAAGATAAATGGGGATATATAGATCCAGTTCGTTGGAATGCTTTCTATAATTGGCTAAATGAAAAAGGATTAACTAAGAATCCTATACCAGAAAATACAGGTTTTTCAAACGATTATTTAGAATAA
- a CDS encoding aminoacyl-histidine dipeptidase, producing MSNKLVNLKPERVFYYFEELSKIPRESGNEKAVSDFLVDTAKKLGLEVYQDKMNNIVIKKAASKNYENSPGVILQGHMDMVCEKDLDSNHNFKTDGIDLIVDGNYLRANKTTLGADNGIAVAMGLAVLEDNTIEHPQIELLVTVEEETTMGGALGLEDNILTGKMLINIDSEEEAWVTVGSAGGRTIRAIFDDKKEKLNIANPEFFRLEVKNLFGGHSGAEIHKNRLNANKVINELIIQLKKEFDIRLCDIKGGTKDNAIPRECYFDIAIDKDASESFTLKVKEVFENFKNKYKAQDKNITFEITKLENSSNEAFSNDVFERLLSLINTLPTGVNTWLKEYPDIVESSDNLAIVKLIDDKITIITSLRSSEPSVLDSLEEKIVNIIKEHKVNYEVGEGYPEWRFRPVSHLRDTAVKTYKDLFNEDMQVTVIHAGLECGAISTHYPDLDMISIGPNIYDVHTPKEKMEIASVEKYYKYLVELLKNLK from the coding sequence ATGTCAAATAAATTAGTTAATTTAAAACCAGAAAGAGTATTTTACTATTTTGAAGAATTATCAAAAATTCCAAGAGAATCAGGAAATGAAAAAGCTGTTAGTGACTTTCTAGTAGATACAGCTAAAAAACTTGGTTTAGAAGTATATCAAGATAAAATGAATAATATAGTAATTAAAAAAGCAGCAAGTAAAAATTATGAAAACTCTCCTGGAGTAATACTTCAAGGTCATATGGATATGGTTTGTGAAAAAGATTTAGATTCTAACCATAATTTTAAAACAGATGGAATTGATTTAATAGTAGATGGAAATTATTTAAGAGCTAATAAAACTACTCTTGGAGCTGATAATGGAATAGCTGTTGCTATGGGACTAGCTGTTCTTGAAGATAACACTATAGAACATCCTCAAATTGAATTACTTGTTACTGTAGAAGAAGAAACAACAATGGGAGGAGCTCTTGGACTAGAAGATAATATTTTAACAGGAAAAATGTTAATTAATATTGATTCAGAAGAAGAGGCATGGGTAACTGTTGGTAGTGCTGGTGGAAGAACTATAAGAGCAATATTTGATGATAAGAAAGAAAAACTTAATATCGCTAATCCGGAATTCTTTAGATTAGAAGTTAAAAATCTATTTGGAGGACATTCAGGAGCAGAAATTCATAAGAATAGATTAAATGCAAATAAAGTTATCAATGAATTAATAATACAATTAAAGAAAGAATTTGATATAAGATTATGTGATATTAAAGGTGGAACTAAAGATAATGCCATTCCTAGAGAATGCTATTTTGATATAGCTATTGATAAGGATGCTTCAGAAAGTTTTACTCTTAAAGTGAAAGAAGTTTTTGAAAACTTTAAAAACAAATATAAAGCTCAAGATAAAAATATAACTTTTGAAATAACTAAACTTGAAAATAGTTCTAATGAAGCTTTCTCTAATGATGTATTTGAAAGACTTTTATCTCTAATAAATACTTTACCTACAGGAGTAAATACTTGGTTAAAAGAATATCCTGATATAGTTGAAAGTTCTGATAATCTAGCAATAGTTAAACTTATAGATGATAAAATAACTATTATTACTTCTTTAAGAAGTTCTGAACCTAGTGTTTTAGATAGCTTAGAAGAAAAAATAGTAAATATTATAAAAGAACATAAAGTAAATTATGAAGTTGGTGAAGGATATCCTGAATGGAGATTTAGACCAGTATCTCACTTAAGAGATACAGCGGTAAAAACTTATAAAGATTTATTTAATGAAGATATGCAAGTAACAGTTATTCATGCTGGACTTGAATGTGGAGCAATTTCTACTCACTATCCAGATCTAGATATGATTTCAATAGGACCTAACATTTATGATGTACATACTCCTAAGGAAAAAATGGAAATAGCTTCTGTTGAAAAATACTATAAATACTTAGTTGAACTATTAAAAAACTTAAAATAA
- a CDS encoding cob(I)yrinic acid a,c-diamide adenosyltransferase, which produces MEDKKYVNITKVYTKRGDKGETDLLGGSAARKDSLKVESYGCIDETSSFIGLARYYTKNKVIKERLKEIQNKLLVLGGFLASDDKGKEMMKDQIKEEDIKLLEEYIDEYNQKLPPLTHFILPGDDEVAAHFHVARTVVRRAERRIVSLAAQEDLNPLIQKYVNRLSDLMFVLARYSEEVENKKWKSTNLNI; this is translated from the coding sequence ATGGAAGATAAAAAATATGTAAATATAACAAAAGTATATACAAAGAGAGGAGATAAAGGAGAAACTGATTTACTTGGTGGAAGTGCAGCAAGAAAAGATAGTTTAAAAGTTGAGTCTTATGGTTGCATAGATGAAACTTCTTCTTTCATAGGCCTTGCAAGATATTATACAAAAAATAAAGTTATAAAAGAAAGATTAAAAGAAATTCAAAATAAACTATTGGTTCTAGGTGGTTTCTTAGCTAGTGATGATAAAGGTAAAGAAATGATGAAGGATCAAATCAAAGAGGAAGATATAAAGTTATTGGAAGAATACATTGATGAATATAATCAAAAATTACCTCCATTAACACATTTTATTTTACCTGGTGATGATGAAGTTGCTGCTCATTTCCATGTAGCTAGAACTGTAGTGAGAAGAGCTGAAAGAAGGATAGTTTCTCTTGCAGCACAAGAAGATTTAAATCCACTTATTCAAAAATATGTAAATAGACTATCAGACTTAATGTTTGTACTTGCTAGATATTCAGAAGAAGTGGAAAATAAAAAATGGAAAAGTACAAATTTAAATATTTAA
- a CDS encoding ATP-binding cassette domain-containing protein, which translates to MKKTLEIKNLSYSFGDNHILKDINIYVKENEMVAIVGSSGVGKSTLFNLIAGVLKKQSGEITIDGSDDYIGKVAYMLQKDLLFEHKTIINNVILPLIIAKIDKKVALEEGRKILKQFNLEKYADKYPKQLSGGMRQRVALIRTYMFKRNIFLLDEAFSALDAITKKELHKWYLNLKKEFNLTTLLITHDIEEAIFLSDRIYILANKPGEIIKEIKIEINPNEDIDVQRLFYKKEILNIMNIE; encoded by the coding sequence ATGAAGAAAACATTAGAAATTAAAAATTTATCTTATTCTTTTGGAGATAACCATATTCTAAAAGATATAAATATTTATGTTAAAGAAAATGAAATGGTTGCTATAGTAGGTAGTAGTGGAGTTGGAAAATCTACTCTTTTCAATCTTATTGCTGGTGTTTTAAAAAAACAAAGTGGTGAAATTACTATTGATGGAAGTGATGATTACATAGGTAAGGTTGCCTATATGTTACAAAAAGATTTACTTTTTGAGCATAAAACAATAATTAATAATGTAATTTTACCTCTAATTATAGCAAAAATAGATAAAAAAGTTGCACTTGAAGAAGGAAGAAAAATTTTAAAACAATTCAATTTAGAAAAATATGCTGATAAGTATCCTAAGCAGTTAAGTGGAGGAATGAGACAAAGAGTAGCACTTATTAGAACTTATATGTTTAAAAGAAATATTTTTCTTTTAGACGAAGCTTTTTCAGCTCTTGATGCTATAACTAAAAAAGAGTTACATAAATGGTATCTCAATCTAAAAAAAGAGTTTAACTTAACAACTTTACTTATAACTCATGATATTGAAGAAGCTATATTTTTAAGTGATAGAATTTATATCTTAGCTAATAAACCAGGAGAAATTATAAAAGAAATAAAAATTGAAATTAATCCTAATGAAGATATAGATGTACAAAGATTATTTTACAAAAAAGAAATTTTAAATATTATGAATATTGAATAA